In Acaryochloris marina S15, a single genomic region encodes these proteins:
- a CDS encoding VanZ family protein, producing MIAISTLSPFTFNFQDLNLKDAIRLGIQNPTNPIDILANIILFLPLGFSSYALTSRLPRHKALLCLMSIGLISTSTSLLVEVAQLFLPGRYPTLSDIIFNGLGGFLGGLYALQLLTPKPKRFSIRLNKKICIVAFLGYFISIYLGLSIFASQIQISNWQTSYPLTIGNTATGKNPWLGKASNILIFDSALPSDSIEPLLDFKLDSTSYESLAFSCLLEPDIAEQYRLPSELDSCENASPQPKLHPKADNDFWYLVESSNVDFISRMKSNTAFTIALKIKSKFNKGFGVVLAIAEDIDHANFILGIQANRLTSRIRFPLSGVSGMTPEFIMHDENLNFIDQNIVIVYDGISFHIYQNHLNQDKQVSLLAGLYFMQPLSKIYREWRLALLSFDLYKGLFIAFTFAPAIVLFELQQATGQINTAREISQYVIGISILAALISRVYTSSLNIWLFEYIEVLAMLFFCWFGTKLYFITLEKYQL from the coding sequence TTGATTGCCATTAGTACCCTGTCTCCATTTACGTTTAATTTCCAGGACCTTAATCTCAAAGACGCCATTCGTTTAGGGATTCAGAATCCCACGAATCCCATTGATATCTTGGCGAATATCATTCTCTTTTTGCCCCTAGGATTCAGTAGCTATGCCCTCACCAGCAGACTGCCAAGGCACAAAGCCTTACTTTGTCTGATGAGTATTGGTTTGATCAGCACTTCCACCTCGCTGCTGGTTGAGGTGGCACAACTCTTTCTTCCTGGTCGATATCCAACCTTATCCGATATTATTTTCAATGGATTAGGGGGTTTTTTAGGGGGCTTATATGCGCTGCAGTTATTAACACCAAAACCCAAAAGATTTTCGATCAGGCTCAACAAAAAGATTTGCATCGTTGCATTTCTTGGGTATTTTATTTCTATCTATTTAGGACTCTCTATATTTGCCAGTCAAATCCAGATCAGTAACTGGCAAACGTCTTATCCCTTAACCATTGGAAATACTGCAACAGGGAAAAATCCATGGCTAGGTAAAGCATCCAATATTCTCATATTTGATTCAGCATTGCCATCAGATAGTATCGAACCATTACTTGACTTCAAGCTCGACTCTACTAGCTATGAATCGTTAGCCTTTTCCTGTCTATTAGAACCAGATATAGCAGAACAGTATCGTTTACCTTCAGAGCTAGACTCATGCGAAAACGCCTCCCCTCAACCCAAACTACATCCTAAGGCAGACAATGATTTCTGGTATTTAGTTGAAAGCAGTAACGTTGACTTCATCAGCCGCATGAAGTCCAATACAGCTTTTACCATTGCCCTCAAAATCAAGTCTAAATTCAATAAGGGCTTTGGCGTAGTTTTGGCGATTGCTGAAGATATAGATCATGCAAATTTTATCTTAGGCATCCAGGCGAATCGACTGACTAGCCGCATTCGATTTCCACTCTCTGGAGTGTCAGGAATGACTCCTGAATTCATAATGCATGACGAAAACCTAAACTTTATAGATCAAAATATCGTCATTGTATATGACGGTATTTCCTTTCACATTTACCAGAACCATCTGAATCAAGATAAACAAGTCTCTCTACTTGCTGGCCTATACTTTATGCAGCCTCTGTCTAAAATCTATCGAGAATGGCGGCTAGCGCTTTTGAGCTTCGACTTATATAAAGGGTTATTTATTGCCTTTACGTTTGCCCCCGCAATCGTCTTATTCGAGCTACAGCAGGCAACGGGGCAAATTAATACGGCTAGGGAAATTTCTCAATATGTAATTGGCATCTCGATATTAGCTGCACTTATTTCTAGGGTATATACAAGCAGCCTCAATATTTGGTTATTTGAATATATTGAAGTGTTAGCCATGCTCTTCTTCTGCTGGTTTGGTACCAAGCTTTACTTCATCACCTTAGAGAAGTATCAGCTTTAG
- a CDS encoding MGMT family protein has translation MKTSGRQSYFYQQIYQLVRKIPSGKVATYGQIAELLGKPRHARQIGYALYRVAPDSDIPWQRVVNAQGMISHSPQRQGSDDLQRILLEQEGVTFNSQDKLDLRCYRWQPNVLE, from the coding sequence ATGAAAACCTCAGGTCGTCAAAGCTATTTTTATCAACAAATTTATCAGTTAGTACGCAAAATTCCCTCAGGGAAAGTCGCCACCTATGGCCAAATTGCGGAATTATTAGGCAAGCCCCGTCATGCCCGCCAGATTGGTTATGCCCTGTATCGAGTGGCACCGGATTCAGATATTCCTTGGCAGCGGGTCGTAAATGCTCAGGGTATGATTTCTCATTCTCCCCAACGCCAGGGAAGCGATGACCTGCAACGCATTTTGCTGGAGCAAGAAGGCGTCACCTTCAATAGCCAAGACAAACTGGATCTGCGCTGCTATCGGTGGCAGCCGAACGTACTAGAGTGA
- a CDS encoding ABC transporter permease, producing MSWWQQLRQKKLARFGAAILITFYVLVIGADFVAPYAPCDTETINTGACQPQVNGALLPPTQIYWNNDDGQWIGPHVYPTTLEPIDWRNKESKAWQTGIRDLQVDRTQPSPLRLFVKGWDYQFLQLKLPLPTQFSWSDPKIDQVTVFPGFAFNRHLFGTTGPGYLNVLGTDDQARDQLSRLLFGGRISLSIGLVGVAISLPLGMLVGGISGYFGGWVDAILMRFAEVLMTIPGLYLLVALAAILPPGLSSSERFLLIVLITSFVGWAGLARVIRGQVLSIKEQEFIQAAKVMGAKPLYIITRHVLPQTATYVIISATLAIPSFIVAESVLSLIGLGIEQPDPSWGNLLSLSTNASILILQPWLVWPPAVLIILTVLSFNLLGDTLRDVLDPRGSL from the coding sequence ATGAGTTGGTGGCAACAGCTTCGCCAGAAAAAGTTGGCTCGATTTGGGGCTGCGATTCTGATTACCTTCTATGTACTAGTGATCGGCGCAGACTTTGTTGCCCCCTATGCCCCCTGCGACACGGAAACCATTAATACTGGAGCCTGCCAGCCCCAAGTAAATGGAGCCTTATTACCGCCCACCCAGATTTATTGGAACAATGACGATGGCCAATGGATTGGCCCCCATGTCTATCCCACCACCCTCGAACCTATTGACTGGCGCAATAAGGAATCCAAAGCCTGGCAGACCGGCATCCGTGATTTACAAGTCGATCGGACTCAACCGTCTCCCCTTCGCCTTTTTGTCAAAGGCTGGGATTATCAGTTTCTGCAACTGAAGCTGCCCTTGCCCACTCAATTTTCCTGGTCTGACCCCAAAATTGATCAGGTCACCGTCTTCCCAGGTTTTGCCTTTAATCGTCACTTGTTTGGCACTACTGGCCCTGGCTACCTCAATGTCTTGGGGACTGATGATCAGGCCCGTGACCAATTGAGCCGCCTCCTCTTTGGGGGGCGTATTAGTCTCAGCATTGGTTTGGTGGGCGTTGCTATTTCCCTGCCCTTGGGGATGCTAGTGGGGGGCATCTCTGGGTATTTCGGGGGATGGGTGGATGCCATCTTGATGCGCTTCGCGGAAGTCTTGATGACCATTCCTGGACTGTATTTACTGGTGGCGCTGGCTGCTATTTTGCCGCCAGGATTATCCAGTAGTGAGCGCTTCTTGCTGATTGTTTTAATTACTTCGTTTGTGGGTTGGGCAGGACTGGCCCGAGTTATTCGAGGTCAGGTCTTGTCGATTAAGGAGCAGGAGTTTATCCAGGCTGCCAAGGTGATGGGAGCGAAGCCGCTGTATATCATTACCCGCCATGTCCTCCCCCAAACGGCTACCTATGTGATTATTTCCGCGACCCTAGCCATTCCTAGTTTTATCGTGGCGGAATCAGTGTTGAGCCTAATTGGTCTAGGAATTGAGCAGCCTGATCCCTCTTGGGGCAACTTACTATCTTTATCGACCAATGCCTCTATCTTGATTTTGCAGCCCTGGTTGGTGTGGCCTCCTGCCGTTTTGATTATCTTGACGGTGCTGTCCTTTAATCTCTTAGGTGACACGCTGCGAGATGTCTTGGACCCCAGAGGCTCACTCTAG
- a CDS encoding HSP90 family protein produces the protein MIHSQAAQEHCFQVNLGGMIELLSNHLYSDPRVYIRELLQNAVDAIEARRLIQPNHLGRVLIEVVDSEDGTPTLMVEDDGVGLTEAEVHEFLATIGKSSKRGELSEQRSTFIGQFGIGLLSCFMVSEEIAIVTKSARHPEAPPVEWRGKPDGTYKVRTLERDLKPGTRVYLVARPGCQELLSVKSLEVLVRHYGGLLPMALELSANQKTIGLNDVPPWRKGCTDEQWRQETLAYGERLLGEKFFDAIPLPSIAEGVEGVAYVLANSGTVGSTPSHRVYIKGMLVSEASKKLLPDWAFFVRCVVDARTLRPTASREDLYENEDLDQVRNALGQALKQYLIGLAETDSARLQRLISLHYPALKALAVENDDLLRLFFNWLPFETSLGRMTGQEIRENRQTVCFVNTVDRFRQIASVATAQSMLVINAGYTHDTEILDRATALFSDISFEVIDPAELSEAFEELSLTERDRVHDFLRLADVVLQPFGVQTEARRFKPVDLPAIYLQNEAAETLRSISRTKDISNDLFSNVLDGIAQGIEFQAHSRLCFNFDNETFLRMVDLPDRALQERVVQMLYVQALLLGQYPLGHREIKLMNKGLLGLIDMSLNLASLNGMQ, from the coding sequence ATGATTCATTCCCAAGCAGCACAAGAACACTGCTTCCAGGTCAATCTGGGGGGCATGATTGAACTTCTTTCTAACCACCTTTATAGTGACCCACGGGTCTATATCCGAGAACTGCTTCAAAATGCGGTTGATGCCATAGAAGCCCGGCGGCTAATTCAGCCTAACCATTTGGGCCGCGTCCTGATTGAAGTCGTGGATAGTGAAGATGGTACACCCACCCTCATGGTCGAAGATGATGGCGTAGGTTTGACCGAGGCCGAAGTTCATGAATTCCTAGCTACGATTGGTAAAAGCTCCAAGCGAGGCGAACTGTCTGAGCAAAGAAGCACCTTTATCGGCCAGTTTGGGATTGGCTTATTGAGCTGCTTTATGGTCAGTGAAGAAATTGCCATTGTTACAAAATCAGCTCGTCATCCAGAAGCACCGCCAGTCGAATGGCGCGGTAAACCTGATGGCACCTACAAGGTTCGCACTCTGGAACGAGATCTCAAGCCTGGGACCCGAGTGTATTTGGTGGCTCGACCTGGGTGTCAAGAATTGCTGTCCGTTAAATCTTTAGAGGTATTGGTTCGCCACTATGGTGGCCTATTGCCTATGGCGCTGGAGTTATCAGCCAACCAGAAAACAATTGGTTTGAATGATGTTCCACCCTGGCGCAAAGGCTGCACCGATGAACAATGGCGTCAGGAAACGTTAGCCTATGGCGAACGGTTATTAGGCGAAAAATTTTTCGATGCTATCCCTTTACCCTCCATTGCTGAAGGCGTTGAGGGGGTCGCTTATGTCCTAGCGAATAGTGGCACGGTTGGATCTACTCCCAGCCATCGCGTATATATCAAAGGCATGCTGGTTTCAGAAGCATCCAAAAAACTGCTGCCAGATTGGGCCTTTTTTGTCCGCTGTGTGGTCGATGCTCGTACGCTACGTCCCACCGCATCCCGTGAAGACCTCTACGAGAATGAAGATCTAGATCAGGTTCGAAATGCTTTGGGGCAAGCCTTAAAGCAATATCTGATTGGGTTGGCAGAGACAGATTCAGCACGTCTCCAACGGTTAATCTCCTTGCATTATCCGGCCTTGAAAGCCCTTGCCGTTGAGAATGATGATCTATTGCGCCTCTTCTTCAATTGGCTGCCCTTTGAAACCTCCTTGGGTAGGATGACAGGCCAAGAGATCCGGGAAAATAGACAAACCGTATGCTTCGTGAACACGGTTGATCGGTTTCGCCAGATAGCTAGTGTTGCTACAGCCCAGTCCATGTTGGTGATTAATGCGGGCTATACCCACGATACAGAAATCTTAGACCGGGCCACGGCTCTTTTCTCGGATATCTCTTTTGAAGTCATAGATCCGGCTGAGTTGAGCGAAGCATTTGAAGAACTGTCCCTCACAGAGCGAGATCGCGTTCATGACTTTTTGCGCTTAGCCGATGTCGTGTTGCAACCGTTTGGCGTCCAAACTGAAGCACGTCGCTTTAAACCGGTCGATCTTCCGGCTATCTATTTACAAAATGAAGCCGCAGAAACTTTGCGATCGATTAGTCGTACTAAGGATATTAGCAATGACTTATTTTCCAATGTGCTAGATGGAATTGCCCAAGGCATTGAATTCCAAGCCCACTCCCGACTCTGTTTTAACTTCGACAATGAAACGTTTCTGCGTATGGTGGACTTGCCAGACCGAGCGCTGCAAGAGCGGGTTGTGCAGATGCTCTATGTTCAAGCTTTGCTATTAGGTCAGTATCCTTTAGGTCACCGAGAAATCAAGCTAATGAATAAAGGGCTGCTGGGTCTCATTGATATGAGTTTGAATTTAGCCAGTCTTAATGGAATGCAATAG
- a CDS encoding DUF692 family multinuclear iron-containing protein: MTPQLGLSLMPQPNFWQAAQPLFDADEIDVVEWSFDMGWGGVVLPDLLCSVLRQFSQGNGLLGHGVSYSLLSAQLDRRHWLACLQAECLDYSYRHISEHFGWMATRNFARSAPLPMPLLPETLKLGCDRIQKFADIAQVPIGLENLAFAFGLQDVRQQGEFLDQLLDPVDGFLLLDLHNLYCQMHNFQLSATEIFSLYPLERVRELHLSGGSWSHHGTATIRRDTHDQAVPEPVFELLKLALQQCPQVETVILERMGNTLNSKQEQLQFRRDFAHIRQIINHVSHAAEAGGE, from the coding sequence ATGACGCCTCAGCTTGGTCTATCCTTGATGCCTCAGCCTAACTTTTGGCAGGCGGCTCAGCCTCTCTTTGATGCGGATGAGATAGACGTGGTGGAGTGGAGCTTTGATATGGGTTGGGGGGGTGTGGTACTGCCCGATCTGTTGTGTTCTGTTTTGCGGCAGTTTAGCCAGGGAAATGGACTGTTAGGGCATGGGGTAAGCTACTCGCTACTGTCTGCTCAACTGGATCGGCGACACTGGTTGGCTTGTCTGCAGGCAGAATGTCTGGACTATTCCTATCGGCATATCTCCGAGCATTTTGGCTGGATGGCGACTCGGAATTTTGCTCGCAGTGCGCCGTTGCCGATGCCTCTACTGCCAGAGACCCTGAAACTGGGATGCGATCGCATCCAGAAATTCGCAGATATCGCCCAAGTGCCCATCGGCTTAGAAAACCTCGCCTTTGCCTTTGGCCTCCAAGATGTCCGTCAACAAGGCGAGTTCCTAGATCAGCTCTTAGACCCCGTAGATGGCTTTCTCCTGCTGGATTTGCATAATCTCTACTGCCAAATGCACAACTTTCAGCTCTCAGCCACAGAAATCTTCAGCCTCTATCCCCTCGAAAGAGTACGAGAACTTCACCTGTCGGGTGGATCCTGGAGTCACCATGGCACGGCAACGATTCGACGTGATACCCATGATCAGGCGGTTCCAGAGCCAGTCTTTGAACTCTTAAAACTGGCCCTTCAACAGTGTCCCCAGGTCGAAACCGTTATTTTGGAACGTATGGGCAATACGCTGAACTCCAAGCAAGAGCAACTTCAATTTCGACGAGACTTTGCCCATATTCGGCAGATCATAAATCACGTTTCTCACGCTGCGGAAGCAGGAGGGGAATGA
- a CDS encoding M56 family metallopeptidase → MHLFMILSALSLVWLCRTYGYRWLKAKRNQWTWAKRWQGNLLVFLWSPLLLLMTAIAVLWMGPQGHMVWVQEGWWSYGLAIGFVGMAVGLNLRLIIEGWASLQRIHACPQTQIQGHWAYQVDHVLPYAAQVGFWQSELVITQGLLQTLSAEQLTSVLVHEQAHQQYRDTFWFFWWGWLRRLTDWLPHSTELWQELLLLRELRADQWAAQQVDPLVLAESLLLMVNPSPADFSESICAAMQTATGHRLSERIDALLAPSETALPAYSWTWSGLLVTAAPLLTIPFHY, encoded by the coding sequence ATGCATTTGTTCATGATCCTCAGCGCCTTGTCCCTGGTCTGGCTTTGTCGAACCTATGGCTATCGATGGCTGAAAGCCAAGAGAAATCAGTGGACTTGGGCAAAGCGATGGCAGGGTAATTTGTTAGTCTTTTTATGGTCACCGTTGTTGTTGTTAATGACTGCGATCGCAGTGTTATGGATGGGACCTCAAGGCCATATGGTTTGGGTCCAGGAAGGTTGGTGGAGTTATGGCTTAGCCATTGGTTTTGTGGGTATGGCAGTTGGCCTCAACCTCAGGCTCATCATCGAAGGTTGGGCTAGCTTACAGCGCATTCATGCTTGCCCTCAAACTCAGATTCAAGGCCATTGGGCCTACCAGGTTGATCATGTCTTACCTTATGCAGCTCAGGTGGGTTTTTGGCAGTCTGAATTAGTCATCACCCAGGGGTTATTGCAGACTCTATCTGCAGAGCAACTGACATCAGTCCTTGTGCACGAACAAGCCCATCAACAGTATCGCGATACGTTTTGGTTTTTCTGGTGGGGATGGCTCCGGCGGCTGACGGATTGGCTGCCCCATTCCACAGAACTTTGGCAAGAACTCTTGCTGCTTCGAGAATTACGAGCCGACCAGTGGGCCGCCCAGCAAGTCGATCCGTTGGTGTTGGCAGAATCCTTGCTGTTGATGGTTAATCCCTCTCCTGCAGACTTTTCGGAGAGTATTTGTGCTGCCATGCAGACGGCAACGGGCCATCGATTATCAGAGCGGATAGACGCCTTGCTTGCCCCGAGTGAGACGGCTCTCCCTGCCTATTCATGGACATGGAGTGGCTTATTAGTGACGGCTGCACCTTTGTTGACCATTCCTTTTCATTACTAG
- a CDS encoding BlaI/MecI/CopY family transcriptional regulator, whose protein sequence is MASLPDFRPKQLSLGPLEFEILNLIWDLGTATVKQVHDQILANPDRELAYTSVTTVLNRLTKKGWLACDKQNRSFVWRPLVSREQANSLWAYDQLQQFLAVGNPDTVAAFADHLDQASIEQIEAIADKIRAARKAREEQ, encoded by the coding sequence ATGGCATCGCTCCCTGACTTTCGTCCCAAGCAGCTTTCTCTCGGTCCCTTAGAATTCGAAATTCTCAATTTGATTTGGGATTTGGGGACTGCCACCGTCAAACAGGTTCATGATCAGATTTTGGCCAACCCCGATCGCGAATTGGCCTATACCTCCGTCACCACTGTCCTCAATCGCCTCACTAAAAAGGGCTGGTTGGCTTGCGATAAGCAAAACCGTAGCTTTGTATGGCGTCCTCTGGTCTCGCGAGAACAGGCCAACTCCCTTTGGGCCTATGACCAGCTTCAGCAGTTTTTAGCAGTGGGAAATCCTGATACCGTTGCTGCTTTTGCCGATCACCTTGATCAGGCCAGCATCGAGCAGATAGAAGCGATCGCAGATAAGATACGGGCCGCTCGTAAAGCCAGGGAGGAACAGTAA
- a CDS encoding macro domain-containing protein gives MTKLILVAPAVELYEAFCESFEHLPNVEVVHNYFEWLTEFDCLVSPANSFGMMDGGMDAAITKFFGVDLEWKVKSQILETYLGEQPIGTSMIVETGHPQHPYLAHTPTMRVPMIIKGTDIPYSAMWAMLLAVRQHNQQSHRPIESIACPGLGTGIGRVPYHEAARQMAVAYDHFLYPPKMLNCFVAASRQLQIWEG, from the coding sequence TTGACAAAATTAATCCTTGTAGCGCCTGCAGTTGAGCTGTACGAGGCGTTTTGCGAATCCTTCGAGCATTTACCCAACGTTGAAGTCGTTCATAATTATTTTGAGTGGTTGACCGAGTTTGACTGCCTGGTGAGTCCTGCCAACTCCTTCGGCATGATGGATGGCGGCATGGACGCCGCTATCACGAAATTTTTTGGAGTGGATCTGGAATGGAAAGTTAAATCCCAAATCCTAGAAACGTATTTGGGAGAACAGCCCATTGGCACATCCATGATTGTCGAAACTGGGCATCCTCAACATCCTTACCTAGCTCACACCCCAACCATGCGGGTGCCCATGATCATCAAAGGAACAGATATTCCTTACAGCGCCATGTGGGCCATGTTGTTAGCCGTTCGGCAGCATAATCAACAGTCCCATAGACCCATAGAAAGTATTGCCTGTCCTGGTTTGGGAACAGGGATTGGTCGAGTTCCCTATCACGAAGCCGCTCGGCAGATGGCTGTCGCCTATGACCACTTTCTCTATCCACCCAAAATGTTGAATTGCTTCGTTGCAGCATCCCGGCAACTGCAAATTTGGGAAGGTTAA
- a CDS encoding sulfite exporter TauE/SafE family protein — protein sequence MLDLLLVAVLGFVGSFGHCVGMCGPLAASFALTSGESRTWQQQLTFHFLLNLGRILSYGLIGAAIGALSSVLAVGGELAGIDSILRRSIAFLMGILLIWLGIRQIRPDWLPKLPLPHPLLKLGLHERFNRAMVGLAHHPHWWTPALLGMVWGLIPCGFLYAAQIKAAATGDLLLGSATMLCFGLGTMPTLLGVGFSTAVLSQDRRSQLFQVGGWLMLIIGLLTVLRTGEMQDYSSHTALLLLMLALLARPIQPVWSAPLHYRRLLGVGAFVLSLIHVLRVLDHSFQWSLTALPFMLPLHQAGLWAGIVALTLLTPLATTSTNWMVKRLGPHWRRLHLLSIPALLLAGGHTVMIGSHYLGGLEWTGVHLGRTVAISTTILLVLLLRCRWVWALFSLEKFYGASSPLQ from the coding sequence ATGCTAGACCTGTTGCTTGTCGCCGTCCTGGGATTTGTAGGCAGCTTTGGCCATTGCGTCGGTATGTGTGGACCATTAGCAGCCAGCTTTGCCTTGACCTCAGGTGAATCCAGAACTTGGCAACAACAGCTGACGTTTCACTTTCTACTCAATCTAGGACGAATTTTGAGCTATGGCCTAATCGGGGCAGCCATTGGTGCCCTCAGTTCTGTCCTGGCTGTGGGTGGAGAACTAGCAGGTATCGATAGTATCCTGCGTCGGAGCATTGCTTTTTTGATGGGTATTTTGTTGATCTGGCTGGGAATTCGGCAAATTCGCCCCGACTGGTTACCTAAATTACCATTGCCACATCCATTACTGAAATTGGGGCTGCATGAGCGTTTCAACCGAGCCATGGTGGGGCTAGCTCATCATCCCCATTGGTGGACTCCTGCTTTGCTAGGCATGGTCTGGGGATTAATTCCCTGTGGCTTTCTGTATGCCGCCCAAATCAAAGCCGCTGCCACAGGGGACTTGTTACTAGGAAGTGCCACGATGCTATGTTTCGGTTTGGGAACGATGCCAACCTTATTAGGCGTCGGTTTTTCTACTGCCGTTCTCAGCCAGGATCGACGTAGCCAACTCTTTCAGGTAGGGGGCTGGCTGATGCTGATCATTGGGTTACTGACCGTCCTCAGAACTGGAGAGATGCAGGACTACAGTAGCCATACCGCCTTGCTGTTATTGATGTTGGCCCTACTGGCCCGTCCCATCCAGCCTGTATGGTCGGCCCCACTGCACTATCGTCGGTTGTTAGGGGTCGGAGCTTTTGTGCTGTCGCTGATCCATGTATTGCGGGTTCTCGACCATTCTTTTCAGTGGTCTCTCACAGCCCTTCCCTTTATGCTGCCCCTCCATCAAGCGGGCCTCTGGGCAGGTATCGTTGCTTTGACCTTGCTCACTCCCTTAGCCACCACCAGTACCAACTGGATGGTTAAACGATTAGGCCCCCATTGGCGACGGCTCCATCTCCTGAGTATCCCGGCTCTCCTCTTAGCAGGCGGCCATACTGTGATGATCGGATCCCATTATTTAGGGGGGCTGGAATGGACAGGCGTACATTTAGGCAGGACCGTTGCGATCTCAACTACAATCCTCCTCGTCTTACTCCTGCGCTGCCGCTGGGTCTGGGCCTTGTTTTCACTAGAGAAATTTTATGGTGCGTCTTCTCCACTGCAGTAG